TACTAATACTCAAGGTATAGATTTGGCTAATGCTAAACTTAGCTTAAACAATTTTAAAAAACTTGGTGAATCAATTTATTTAGATGCAGTTATTAATTCAGTTGTATTATCATCTATAGCAACTTTAATTTGTTTATTAATTGGGTATCCTATGGCTTATATAATTGCCAATTTAAAAAGTAAAAAAAAGTGGTTAGTATTAATCCTCTTAATTTGCCCTATGTGGTCTAATATGCTTTTAAGAGTGATAGCTTGGGAGCAATTGTTTAAACCTAATAGTTTATTAAATATTATTGGTATTAGCCTTAATTTATTAGGTACAAAAACAGCTATTGTAATTGGCATGGTTTCAATTTACCTGCCCTTTATGATATTTCCTATTTATACTTCTCTTGAGAAAATGGATAAATCTTTATTAGAGGCCAGTAGAGATTTAGGAGCTAGTCCTGTTCAAGTATTTACTAAGATAATATTCCCTTTATCACTTGGTGGAGTAGCTAGCGGTGTTTTAATGACTCTTTTGCCAAGTGCAACTGCATTTGCTTTACCCCAAAGATTAGGGGGCGGTAATATATTATTAATTGGTAACGTTATCGAAAATATGTTTAAAAAAGTATTTAACTATAATCTAGGTAGTCTTTTATCTCTATTTGTAATAACAATAATTTTTGCATCTATAGGCTTATTTAATAAAGGTGATGAAGACGGAGGTATGTTAGTATGATTTTAAAAGCCTTTAAATACCTAAAATGGCCACTTATTGCAATAAGTTTTTTCTTAATGTATTTTCCAATAATAATCATTGCTATTTTATCTATAAATGAATCTAAATTTGCTCATGTTTTTAAGGGGTTTTCCCTAAAATGGTATGGTGAAATATTTACTAATAGCTCTCTTTTTGGGGCAATAACAAATACCATTACTGTAGCTGTTGTATCAACCATAATTAGCACTATTTTAGGTACATTTATTGCTATAGGAATTAATTCCTTAAGAAAAAGAGATAAAAAACGTATTTTATTACTCAATAATATACCCCTTGTTAATCCAGACATTGTTACTGGTTTATCTTTAATGATTGTGTTTTCCTTTATTCAACTTAAGTTTGGATTTCCGACCATGTTGTTAGCACATGTTTTTTTTTCAGTGCCTTATGTTGTTTTAAGCGTTTTACCCAAGCTAAGGGCTTTAGATAAAGATTTGTATAATGCCGCAATAGATTTAGGTTGTACTACAATGCAAGCAGTGTTAAAGGTTATTGTACCTGCAATAAAAAGCGGCATAATAACAGGCAGCTTAATTGCCTTTACCATGAGCATTGATGACTTTGTTATAAGTTATTTTACTACTGGTAATGGTTACTCTAATTTCTCTATTTGGCTTTATGCTAGGCTTGGCAGAAGAACCTTTTCGCCAGCGGCTTATGCATATAATACTTTAATTACTACGGTCACTTTTGCCATACTTTTGGCAATAAACATAAAATCAAAAAAAAGGCAGGATTGTAAATGAAAAAATTGGTGGGTGTTTTAATCTCTGTTTTAGTTATTTCACTATTTGCGGGTTGTTCTAATCAACAAACACTTTATGTACTGAACTGGGGAGAGTACATGAGCACTGAACTTATTGAAAAGTTTGAATCTGAAACTGGTGTTAAGGTAGTAACAGATGAAGTAGATTCAAATGAAGTAATGTATGAAAAAATTAAGTCAGGAAATACAGCTTATGATATCGCTATTCCAAGTGAGTACATGATTCAAAAACTTGCTTCTGAAAACCTACTAAATACTGTTGATAAAACAATGGTGCCAAACTTAAGTGAAAATACTTTAGAGCCAATTGTTGCTAATCTCATGAAGCAAGCTAAAATAAGTGATAATGCTGTTCCATATTTTTATGGTTGTATAGGTATTATGTATAGAAATGAATATGAGAGCCTAGTAAAAGAACATGGTTTTAGGGTTTTATTCGATAGATCAATTCTTCCTGATGATACTAAGGTTGGTATGTATAATTCAGGTAGAGATTCTGTTTCTGCTGCTTTATTGCATTTAGGTTACGATGTTAACACAACAGATACTAAGCAATTAACAGAAGCAGAAGAGTTACTTAAAAATATGGACTATACTCTTTGGGGTGATGATAACCTTAAAAGAGAGATTATTGCTGGCAATTTAGATATTGCTTTAGTTTATTCCGGCGATTTTTTTGATTCATACTATGTGGTACTTGATGAGGGTGATGAGTTAACATTTAACTTTATGACACCATTAAGCACAAATATTTGGGTAGATGCCATGATTATACCTACAACATCTAAAAATATAGAGTTAGCTCACAAATTTGTCAACTTTTTTTTAGATGCCGATAATGTACTAACAAATGTTGATAGCGTTGGCTATACACCAGTGGTATCTAAGACCTACGAAAAAATGAAAGCTGACTCACAACGTAATGATATAACAGGTCATAGCTACTTTAGAGATATCTACTTTCATAAAGACTTTAAAGGTCAGATGTATAAAAACCTAACTTCAGAGCATTATCAGCAATTAGAAGAAATATTAATGAGAGCAAAACAGTAATAACCTAAAGCACAAAATAGATATATGGCTATTTTGTGCTTATTATTTTTAAAATAGTATACTTTTAAAAATAATTGCCTAAAATATGAAAGTATATTATAATATTATATTATAATAGAAAATAATAATAGGGGGTTTTATAATATGAAACCATTTGTCCCATTAAAACTGCCCTTTGATCAACATATAAATCAATTGTATTTCTTAAATACTCTTGTTGAAGCAAGTACAAATATTGGTAAGTTTCAAGTTATACTTCAAAATTCAAAAATTAACGAGGATTTTCTAATAAATCCATTAATATTACAAGAGGCATTTCAGTCAACTAAAATCGAAGGCACACAAGCTACATTGAATGAGGTGTTCGAGTCACAGATAGAAGATAAAAAAACTAATGATGTTCAAGAAGTACTAAATTATTATAGTGCATTAAAACATGGTGAAAGACAAGTGCATAAAATACCAATTTGCTCACGACTATTTAAATCTCTTCATGAAATTTTACTTTGTAGTGGAGTAAGAGGTGGAAATCGTTCGCCAGGTGAATATCGAAGAATACAGAACTTTATTGGTCCAGAAAACTGTACTATAGAGACAGCAAAGTATGTGCCACCAGAACCTCAATTAGTTGATGAGCATATGTCCAATTTAGAGAATTATATTAATAATCCAACAGATAGTTTAAATCCATTGGTTAGAATAGCAATTATCCATGCTCAATTTGAAACTATTCACCCTTTTTTGGATGGCAATGGTAGGATTGGACGTATTTTAATACCATTATACTTGTATGAAAATAATATAATAAATTCGCCAAACTTTTTTATTAGTGAATCTTTAGAAAAAGATAAATATAAATATTATACTTTGCTAAATGGTACAAGACATAAAGCAGAATGGAATGAGTGGATTCTTTTCTTTTTAGAAAGTGTTAATAAACAGGCTGTAAAAAATATTAAATTAATTAATAATATTAATAAGTTATACGAACAAGATTTAGCAGAGGCTATGAGTATTGAAAAAAATAATAATATTGTTAAAATACTAAATATTATTTTCAAGCATCCAATTTTTAACGTAAAGACTATGAGTACCTTAACTGGAATAAACGATGGTAGTTGTAGAAGATACTTAAATAAGCTTGTGGAAAGAAAAATTATTTATGCTGACGACAAAAGAAGGAATAAAAAGTACTATTATTATAGTTTATTAGATTTATTAAGAACATAGAGAGTTGAAAAAACACTAATAACATAAAGGAGATAGTTGACAAATAGTTTTTTAATTTGCTGACTGTCTTTTTTTATGTAATACATGTACCTTTTGGTTCATTACCGTGCCATTAATGTTCTGACTTATTAGAAAAAAAACATTATATTTCCCTATTGCCCCTTATTATTAAAAAAAAATGTTAATAGTTCTTTAACTCAGTTAAAGGATATTGAAATCTTTTATGGAATTTTACAAGACCTTAATCCAAAAAAGGTGAAACAATACTTAAAGTTGCTAAAATTAAGAAAATCTAATACATATGAGGGATGATAATGAGACATACAAGAGTACAAGCTATCTTAATACATAAAAAGAAAGTACTATTTCTTAAACAGTATAACTCTAAAAATAAACAAGAATACTGGATGTATCCTGGTGGAAATTTAGAGCCAAGTGAAAATCTACATACTGCAATTAAAAGAGAGTTACTGGAAGAGTGTCATATTAAACTCAATAACCTACGTTTAATTGATGATAGAGTAGGTAACGGCCAAGATACATATAAAAGATATGTAACTTTTGCTCAGCTTGTAAACGATATAAGCCAATTTCAAAAGGGTGAAGAATCTGTGTTATATCGAAAAATAATAGGCTTTGAGTGGGTGGATCTTAATGAAATACATTCTTATAACAAGTTGGTAGGTAATAATCAAATTCAGCCATCTATTAATCTGTTACAAGGTATTTTAAAAAAAGAAAATCTTATATAGTTTGGGAGCAATAATATGGCACAAAGATTTAATAAATTGTTATTAATAAAAAACAATTTACGCAATAAGAAGTATACAACAGGTGATGAACTAGCAAATGATATATACAGTTTTATTAATGAATTTTGGAGAGGTTCCAAATATTTAGTAAACGAAGATTTATATAATCAGGATTTAACAGAATTAAGTAGCTTTCATTATGAATTACTTAAACATGTTAGTAATATTATAAATACTAATGACTCTAGTAGTAATAGTAAACTAATTAACAATGAGATCAATTGTTATAAAATACTTCATAATGCAGAACACGGTGTTATAACCAATAAAATTTATATCTTAAATAAAAACTATGAAAATATTATTATAGGCGATCTTCATTCGGATTATAACTCGTTAACAAGGGCTTTAAAAGTAAGTGATTTCTATAATAAGTATATTAGTAAACAAGCTATTAATTTAGTATTTGTAGGAGATTACGTGGATCGAGGCCACAGCCATTTACAACTGGTTGAATTATTGCTAATACTCCAGTTTTTATTTGCTAAGAATGTGTTTTTATTAAGAGGAAATCACGATGGTGGCGTAATGCACGATGATGATAGTTTTACATTAACATATCGAATACCTGATAAAGATGAAAATGAAATGTACTATTCTCACTATTTGTTAACCTTAAGTCGTAAAAATTCTACATTTAATAAACAAATGATACGTAGTTACCTCAATTTTTTTAATAAGCTACCCTATGTTGCTTTAATATTAAATGCCGATAAAGTTATTATGGTAGTTCATGCTGGAATACCACGACCAAAATATTTTTCGGAAGACATTTATGAGTATATTAATTGTTTAGCTGATATTACTAATAATGATAATGTAGATTTTTTAGGTTCAGTAATATGTAATAACTTAGTATGGAGTGATCCTCGTAGGGAAGGTAGAGAGTTAAGGTTAGGGAATCGCAGATTTAGTTACTCTCAAGCAGAATATGAAAGCTTTAAAAATAAGCTTAATATAGATTTATTAATTAGGGGACATGAAGCCGTAGAAGAAGGTTACAGATATCATTTTAACGACACTCTTATAACTATCTTTTCAAGTGGTGGACTTTATGGAAATACTATAAATGAGCAATCTAATTATCACTGGGTAAAACCCAAAGTTGTTAAGATAAAAGATGGTGAGGTAAGCTTTATATAAGTAAAAAAAAGGAGTAATATTACTAATAATGGATTAGTAGTTAGATGTTTGGCTTGTTTAAACCATTGAACGCTGTTATAATGAATACATAAATACAAAAGCTTTTTATAAATTAACAAGTATTTTAGTCAGGGGCTTTTTATGGTTAAAATAAATTTTCAGTCATTTCCCTTTTTAACAACTAATAGGTTAATATTAAGGAATATTAAAGATAGTGATAGTAACGAAATATTTGCACTATTGTCTAACAAAAATGTGGCTAGTTTTTTTCAGCGTCCTTATGCCAAAAGTGAGAAGGATGCATTTAATTATATTAATAAAGTAGCTGAAGGTATTGAAGCAGAGCAATGGATAATATGGGCCTTATCTTTACCCCGTAACAATAGACTAATTGGTAATATATGTATTTGGAATATATCTCATACTGAATGTAGCGCCGAAATAAGCTATGAGTTATTACCAGAGTATCAAAACAGAGGTTATATGAAAGAAGCAGTTTCAGAGGTTCTTAATTATGCTTTTATGGAGATGAGATTAAATATAATAGAGGCTAGGACTAGTGTTAAGAATGAAAGATCCATTAATCTGTTAAATAAACTAAATTTCAAAAAACAAAGTGTTACACCTATAGACTTTGATCCGCTAGGCTGGGATAACCCAGAATATATAACATACAGACTATCTAAAAGCAAATATATAGGTGATATTTTATTAAGTTAAATTTCTTTATCTAAAATGCTTATAATAAAGTTATCAAGAGTTCATTGATAAGTTCCTAGAACTATCACTGAACTCCTTTTGTTTTAAAGAGGCAAATAAAATAGAGGATAAGTATGTTGTTTAACAGACGGAAGCTTTTTAGTCCTAACTATCTATTGGAAAATAATTCTTTTATAGCTAATAATAAATACTTAAAGAATTATAGTTAACTAGGTACAATGATTAAGATAGTATATACAGGTAATTTAATTAAAAATTGAGGTTTAAACATGAATAAAATCTTAAAATTTACTATGGCATTATTATTTATTTTTAGTGTTTTTATTTTAATAAATTATAACTTTCAAAACAAGGTGCCTAAAGCTAATATAAATGTTGAATATAAAATCGATTTAAAAAATGCTTTAAGTTTTTTGAAAAACAACATGATTAATAATGAGGGTGGCATTTATACCAACTATCTAAATTATAATGAGAGCAAAAGTTATGCCACAGGTCATGAAGTTTTAGCAGAATCACAGGGACTTATGATGTTACATGCTGTATACAATCGAGATTTTTTACTTTTTGATACCAGTTTTATCTACGTAAAAAATAATATGTTTAATAAACAAAATGGATTAAGCTGGAGAGTAACTAATAACAACAGTATTAAAACAACTATTTCTGCTTCAGTTGATGATTTAAGGGTTTTAAGGGCACTTCATTATGCCATAAAGCTTTGGAACAAAAATGAGCATAAAATAATGTATCAACACTTAGAGAAAAACTTACGAGTTAAGAGCTTAGTTAATGAAAGCTTAGTAGATTTTTATGATAAAAGTAAAAAAAGTAAAGAAATAACTCTATCATATTTAGACCTCTACACCATGTTATTATTGACTCATAGTAGCGAAAAGTGGGATAATGTTTTTAATGATTCTTTAAGAATCATTAAAATGGCTAAAGTAAGTAAAGATTTTCCGTTGTACTATAAAACATATAGCAATGATCACATTGTTTTAGTTAATCAAATTAACATGATAGATTCTTTATTAACTGTTTTACATTTAGCTGAAGTAAAAGAGATAGATTATGATTCAATTATATGGTTAAAAAAAGAGCTTAAAAATAATGGTAAAATTATGTCTAGCTACAATCCCAAAACAGGTATTGCTAGTAAAAACTCATATGAAAGTACAGCTGTATATGCTATTGCGATGAGGATATGTAATGAAATAAATGAAATAGAACTATATCATAACTTGGCAGCTAAAATGCTTGAATTACAAGTAAAGAATGTAAATAGCAAAGTTTATGGTGGCTTTGCAGATGAGGTATCTTTACAGGCATATTCATTTGATAATTTGCAGGCTATTCTTGCTTTGGAAGGTAGGTAGTTATGAAAAAAAGACTAATAAATGAGGTGTTTTTGATTGCCTTTATTGTAGAGTTATATTTAACCATAACCCTATTTTATGAATTTAAGACTAGTATGAATGGACAGTTATTTATTCTTATCAGTGTTATATTTACAGGTTCAACTTTAGCTTATTTATTTGGCCAAATATTTTCACTTTACTCAGCATTAATTTTTGCTGTAGGTTATGGTACATATTTGCTGTACTTAAGTTTAATGAACATAAATATAAGTTTAGGTAGCTATTTAATAATGTTTATTAGCCCATTAATATTTATTACTTTGGGTAGTTACTCAAGCTATATCAAACAGTTAAAAGTAAGTTTAACTGCCATGGAGGAAAAAGTAAATAAGTTTGTAACGGTTGATCCCTCAACTGGATTAGAGAATATAACTGCTTTTAATCTAGATTTGCAAAAGCAAATGTCCTTTGCAAAAAGATATAACAGCAACCTTTATTTGATGATTATTGAAATAAAATACTACGAAGAACTAAAGTCGTTATATAAACAAGAGGGTATTAAAGAAATAGTAAAACAGGCAGCAAAGCTCTTAAACGATACTACACGACTAGAAGATAATAAGTATAGATTGACTGATAATAGCTTTGCAATAGTATTTAGAAATATTAAAGACAGTGGTATTGAAGTCATTAAAACTAAAATAAAAAGCACTTTAAACGAAGCTAATGTTAAAAATATTAATGGAGAGACAGATATAATTCATATAGAAGTTAAACTGGGCTATCTTAAATTTAAAACCGACATTAAAAGCAGTACAGAGTATTACAATTTAACAAAGAAAGAGTTAATTTATGATGTTTAAAAGGTTTTTAGTTTTACTTCTTATGTTAAGTAGTAGTTTAGTACTAGTTTGTAATCGCACATATGCAGAGCAACCAGTTAAAAAGGTTTTACTAATCTATGACACTAAAACTGAAATAGGCTCTGCAAATGATCGTGTTTTTGCACTTAAAAATCTATTATATCATTTTAATGTGCAGGTTTTTCCTATACATGAGTCTCAAGTAACTAAACAAGATTTATTGAATAATGAGTATATTTTTGTTTTAAATAATAGTGACTATTTAAACCCCAAGCTTTACATGCAATTAAAACAAGTTAAAACAACAATTTGCTATATTGGCTTGGGACTAAAAGAGTTTAGCAAGAATTTAAACATACCAATTGTCACTAAAGGAGTAAAGTATGACTTTACAGATATTGTTTATAATAATGGTTTAGAAATAAACGATTTTAAACAAAGTTTCTCTGGGCTTTCTTACTACTATCCTATTAAGAATATTGAGGTGCAGTCTAAAGATGTAAAGGTTTATGCTGGTGTAAGTAATGGTACTGAGTTTAATCCTGTTATTATGCAATATAGTAATACATGGATTGTATCAATTTTAGATTTTTATGATGATTTATTTTTAATATTTGCAGATATTTTAAACGAAATATTTGAACAGCAATTAGTTCAAAACAACAATATATTTATAAGAATTGAAGATGTACATCCCTTTAGAGATCAACAAAAATTAAGAGAAATAGCTAACTACTTATACTTGCAAAAAGTTCCATTTATGGTGTCTTTAATACCTGCCTATAACAATAAAAATACTAACAAGCTTACCCATATTCAAGATATAGATGGTTTTGCAAATACAATAAAATATATGATAGATAAAGGTGCAAGTATTGTAATGCATGGTTACACTCATGCTGGTTATGGTGAGGTTACTGGTGAGGGCTTTGAGTTTTGGGATGGCATTAACAATACCGTTATTACTAATGTAAACGAAGCAGAATATATTGAGAATAGAATATATTTAGGCGTAAAAACTTGCGTTGACAATGAAATATACCCTTTGGCGTTTGAGCCACCTCATTACGCCATGAGTACTAGTGGCTTTCTGCAGGTAAGTCAGTATTTTTCAACATATTGTGGTCAGGTACAAGTTTCTGACACTAATTTTACAACAGTTACCTTCCCCTATGTTTTAAATAATACAGATAGTTATAAAACTGTATTGCCTGAAAACCTTGGCTATATAAATGGTTTAAAAAGCGAAGCAGTTAGCAGAATTAAAGATAAATATAGTAGTATAAGTCGAGTTAGAGGTTACTCAGCAGGCTTGTTTTATCATCCTAATATAGACATCAAATATTTAAAAGAGATAA
This Clostridium sp. 'deep sea' DNA region includes the following protein-coding sequences:
- a CDS encoding extracellular solute-binding protein, with amino-acid sequence MKKLVGVLISVLVISLFAGCSNQQTLYVLNWGEYMSTELIEKFESETGVKVVTDEVDSNEVMYEKIKSGNTAYDIAIPSEYMIQKLASENLLNTVDKTMVPNLSENTLEPIVANLMKQAKISDNAVPYFYGCIGIMYRNEYESLVKEHGFRVLFDRSILPDDTKVGMYNSGRDSVSAALLHLGYDVNTTDTKQLTEAEELLKNMDYTLWGDDNLKREIIAGNLDIALVYSGDFFDSYYVVLDEGDELTFNFMTPLSTNIWVDAMIIPTTSKNIELAHKFVNFFLDADNVLTNVDSVGYTPVVSKTYEKMKADSQRNDITGHSYFRDIYFHKDFKGQMYKNLTSEHYQQLEEILMRAKQ
- a CDS encoding metallophosphoesterase family protein translates to MAQRFNKLLLIKNNLRNKKYTTGDELANDIYSFINEFWRGSKYLVNEDLYNQDLTELSSFHYELLKHVSNIINTNDSSSNSKLINNEINCYKILHNAEHGVITNKIYILNKNYENIIIGDLHSDYNSLTRALKVSDFYNKYISKQAINLVFVGDYVDRGHSHLQLVELLLILQFLFAKNVFLLRGNHDGGVMHDDDSFTLTYRIPDKDENEMYYSHYLLTLSRKNSTFNKQMIRSYLNFFNKLPYVALILNADKVIMVVHAGIPRPKYFSEDIYEYINCLADITNNDNVDFLGSVICNNLVWSDPRREGRELRLGNRRFSYSQAEYESFKNKLNIDLLIRGHEAVEEGYRYHFNDTLITIFSSGGLYGNTINEQSNYHWVKPKVVKIKDGEVSFI
- a CDS encoding NUDIX domain-containing protein, whose protein sequence is MRHTRVQAILIHKKKVLFLKQYNSKNKQEYWMYPGGNLEPSENLHTAIKRELLEECHIKLNNLRLIDDRVGNGQDTYKRYVTFAQLVNDISQFQKGEESVLYRKIIGFEWVDLNEIHSYNKLVGNNQIQPSINLLQGILKKENLI
- a CDS encoding diguanylate cyclase, which codes for MKKRLINEVFLIAFIVELYLTITLFYEFKTSMNGQLFILISVIFTGSTLAYLFGQIFSLYSALIFAVGYGTYLLYLSLMNINISLGSYLIMFISPLIFITLGSYSSYIKQLKVSLTAMEEKVNKFVTVDPSTGLENITAFNLDLQKQMSFAKRYNSNLYLMIIEIKYYEELKSLYKQEGIKEIVKQAAKLLNDTTRLEDNKYRLTDNSFAIVFRNIKDSGIEVIKTKIKSTLNEANVKNINGETDIIHIEVKLGYLKFKTDIKSSTEYYNLTKKELIYDV
- a CDS encoding Fic/DOC family N-terminal domain-containing protein, coding for MKPFVPLKLPFDQHINQLYFLNTLVEASTNIGKFQVILQNSKINEDFLINPLILQEAFQSTKIEGTQATLNEVFESQIEDKKTNDVQEVLNYYSALKHGERQVHKIPICSRLFKSLHEILLCSGVRGGNRSPGEYRRIQNFIGPENCTIETAKYVPPEPQLVDEHMSNLENYINNPTDSLNPLVRIAIIHAQFETIHPFLDGNGRIGRILIPLYLYENNIINSPNFFISESLEKDKYKYYTLLNGTRHKAEWNEWILFFLESVNKQAVKNIKLINNINKLYEQDLAEAMSIEKNNNIVKILNIIFKHPIFNVKTMSTLTGINDGSCRRYLNKLVERKIIYADDKRRNKKYYYYSLLDLLRT
- a CDS encoding ABC transporter permease, with amino-acid sequence MKELRKLALPYKWVMILLVVIPILIMIFLSFTNTQGIDLANAKLSLNNFKKLGESIYLDAVINSVVLSSIATLICLLIGYPMAYIIANLKSKKKWLVLILLICPMWSNMLLRVIAWEQLFKPNSLLNIIGISLNLLGTKTAIVIGMVSIYLPFMIFPIYTSLEKMDKSLLEASRDLGASPVQVFTKIIFPLSLGGVASGVLMTLLPSATAFALPQRLGGGNILLIGNVIENMFKKVFNYNLGSLLSLFVITIIFASIGLFNKGDEDGGMLV
- a CDS encoding DUF2334 domain-containing protein, producing MMFKRFLVLLLMLSSSLVLVCNRTYAEQPVKKVLLIYDTKTEIGSANDRVFALKNLLYHFNVQVFPIHESQVTKQDLLNNEYIFVLNNSDYLNPKLYMQLKQVKTTICYIGLGLKEFSKNLNIPIVTKGVKYDFTDIVYNNGLEINDFKQSFSGLSYYYPIKNIEVQSKDVKVYAGVSNGTEFNPVIMQYSNTWIVSILDFYDDLFLIFADILNEIFEQQLVQNNNIFIRIEDVHPFRDQQKLREIANYLYLQKVPFMVSLIPAYNNKNTNKLTHIQDIDGFANTIKYMIDKGASIVMHGYTHAGYGEVTGEGFEFWDGINNTVITNVNEAEYIENRIYLGVKTCVDNEIYPLAFEPPHYAMSTSGFLQVSQYFSTYCGQVQVSDTNFTTVTFPYVLNNTDSYKTVLPENLGYINGLKSEAVSRIKDKYSSISRVRGYSAGLFYHPNIDIKYLKEIINFFKQQNVNFYDLKQHENWVSSRDIKIESINGVITVNSSLNSNNISKYFGYVNVLLVIILFITLLVLVIVLLRFRQKNKLRFLKEIEDEAKTN
- a CDS encoding GNAT family N-acetyltransferase codes for the protein MVKINFQSFPFLTTNRLILRNIKDSDSNEIFALLSNKNVASFFQRPYAKSEKDAFNYINKVAEGIEAEQWIIWALSLPRNNRLIGNICIWNISHTECSAEISYELLPEYQNRGYMKEAVSEVLNYAFMEMRLNIIEARTSVKNERSINLLNKLNFKKQSVTPIDFDPLGWDNPEYITYRLSKSKYIGDILLS
- a CDS encoding glycosyl hydrolase family 8 encodes the protein MNKILKFTMALLFIFSVFILINYNFQNKVPKANINVEYKIDLKNALSFLKNNMINNEGGIYTNYLNYNESKSYATGHEVLAESQGLMMLHAVYNRDFLLFDTSFIYVKNNMFNKQNGLSWRVTNNNSIKTTISASVDDLRVLRALHYAIKLWNKNEHKIMYQHLEKNLRVKSLVNESLVDFYDKSKKSKEITLSYLDLYTMLLLTHSSEKWDNVFNDSLRIIKMAKVSKDFPLYYKTYSNDHIVLVNQINMIDSLLTVLHLAEVKEIDYDSIIWLKKELKNNGKIMSSYNPKTGIASKNSYESTAVYAIAMRICNEINEIELYHNLAAKMLELQVKNVNSKVYGGFADEVSLQAYSFDNLQAILALEGR
- a CDS encoding ABC transporter permease; its protein translation is MILKAFKYLKWPLIAISFFLMYFPIIIIAILSINESKFAHVFKGFSLKWYGEIFTNSSLFGAITNTITVAVVSTIISTILGTFIAIGINSLRKRDKKRILLLNNIPLVNPDIVTGLSLMIVFSFIQLKFGFPTMLLAHVFFSVPYVVLSVLPKLRALDKDLYNAAIDLGCTTMQAVLKVIVPAIKSGIITGSLIAFTMSIDDFVISYFTTGNGYSNFSIWLYARLGRRTFSPAAYAYNTLITTVTFAILLAINIKSKKRQDCK